In the Verrucomicrobiia bacterium genome, one interval contains:
- a CDS encoding Ig-like domain-containing protein: protein MFVALQSSQLARAIGGAPGGVTGATLWLRADAGTNCTTNGCAVTSWQDQSGSGKNASATGSPTLKTNGINFNPTVVTGSGAFFSGTSLDGTGTFSNANFYFVSNKTAIGNGSPDFHQQGTDASTYRLGIYQPFGDSIVYWDAGSTSATQRLSVPAGTITLNKFELKTYNASTTTGQTIPGINQAILKDGKVVTSDVNYSSFTGQNFPYHVGGTSVADTSTEEFSDVIAYLKPLTANEQQRIHSYLAIRNGITLDQTIATDYLDSASGVIWDATANTSYKTDIAGIGRDDASELNQKQSASSNTGNVVTIGHGDIAATNAANTNNFSADKSFLVWGHNNGPTTQANKIGGSSLTRLSRGWKVQETGSVGAVKIRVPASLLKGSNPVLVRSADATFTSDDDLIPLTVNGTNLEATIDLNNGDNFTFASLIAAPGGVVNGLRTWQKADGGTVTGASWPDSSGNGNTASQATAGLQPAAITGSNVNAINYNPGLRFDGVDDRMDYANNLGANGTNPFTFFHVSSRLSNNTVDAYLSQPGVETNDMVWSISAAGTPAVGATNVGSVGATGSYPGANIPRIAALTRGNGGANNFSFYMNGGFSNTASLAVTFNNDFIRIGARDNTIPEMPHTVTSEVITYTRTLSAIELQQVNSYASMKYGTSLDQTTAQDYLASDGVIVPWDASDSGAYKNDITVIGRDDGSALNQKQSQPAAPTGMVAISHGTSAADNASNTNSFTNDKQFLAISDNGAAAGLTATDSPAGYSRLQREWRVEENNGDVGNVQLLVDRGKLPSAVAAPVLLVDADGDFTSGATIVPLTQSGTNWQATVNLADDSYFTFASPPIACDTTTNLITNGTFATDLSGWDRQGNIGYGSGVVVFNGGNLTPNGVFSQTIQTIPGRAYKLSYSVTRGGGGAGTMRLLAAAKDGLTSATLTSKTTTASATAGTVVSDSITFTASSESTVISYTDTSTATDSVDIYLDNVTATTTVCQAPGGVFGEALWLKADDGLQVNASNQVQQWNDKSGNEFVTGQARASTTDTGAIAVSNDILRVPGSVNFNPSVDFSGAAGKTLKGNASANWNTSPDLNIFSVATPEGTPGDVLSGIFTTNGGWATSATGRGLLYYSNATYNLDGSGCGTAATVSSTAGFHIARGTYVANNNLGGSTWLDGRQEKVGTSCGVGADGNLFEIGGRTSQSLTNRVFNGKIPEVIVYRKALTATQAQQVDSYLGIKYGITLNQTSPLNYLASDGTTKVWDATANATYKHRITGIGRDDVSVLNQKQSKSIHTGGLVTIGNGNTIATDNAANTNNFSADKSFLMFGDDNGALTWTATGAPTDRFRMGRIFKAATTGTVGSVKVQAPDNSSSLATRLSGERGLVYLLTDADGDFSFGATEIPMTLNGTNWEANTTLGNQYFTFATEIPPAPDMTPATDSGVSNADDITNDTTPTFTGTCIDGEAVTLIINGTAVAPVQVCSSGSYMITPTTAIPNGNHTVASQFSSGLVSATLPFTIDTTAPVAPDVPDMTAATDTGISSSDNITKNPRPDFTGSCTIGESITLLIDGAPIGTQLCSGGTYTIAPLSNLAEGNHVVTVTSTDIAGNVSAQSSGLTIVIDTIAPPAPVIASPTSGSVTNDTTPTVTGTGEDGAAVTVTDENNVALCSAVVSGGSWSCTPTVPQTEGNHTYKATQTDVAGNTSPQSSLVNVTIDTTPPAAPAAPDMTPATDTGSSNTDNITRDTTPDFTGVCTNGETVTLSIDGVAITPTALCAGGVYLITPASPIAHGDHTITATVTDQAGNVSPQSPSLPFTIDTALPAIPAAPDMTSATDTGSSNADNITKNNLPDFTGSCTNGDTVTLLIDGGAVGSQVCSGGTYTISAGTSLSDGAHEVTVQLTDVAGNTSAQSSGLNITIDTVAPPAPAITSPANNTNTNDSTPAVSGTGENGATVTVTDENGATLCTAVVSGGVWSCTPSSAIPDGPHTLRATQTDVAGNTSSPSNQVDIKIDTAIPAAPVVTTPANGSTTNDATPTFTGTAEPNTTVHLIIDGGAPISLTSDASGNWTYTPSGDMTSGDHTVYATQTDAAGNTSPASNTNTFTIDTTAPGVTVNQKVDQPDPTASNSIKFTIVFDKPIDPSTFSPSDLTIGTAPSSTSTYIAAFTQLNATTWEVEVKGMANGTTVTASLDAGKVKDSAGNDNTASTSTDNSVLYEVPPPNIVPQITNDNTPTLTGQCAPGHDLTIGLSGPENHSYTGVVCDSSGTWSLVVPDTLPDGSYNITVNDTTGSIINPVDNQTDALTIDTAAPSVTVNQKTGQPDPTNIDSAAFTVVFSEPMQAATVTADDFTIAGTTGTVTSFTQINTTTWEVTVTGMTSGDTVTVSLLANKATDTAGNGNTTSTSTDNSVTYDNTPPNPPVITGPADWTVTNDNTPTVNGTGENGATVTVTDELNNVVCTAVMSGGNWTCTPTTPLADGPHTFKATQEDATGNVSVESNWVNITIDTVAPSITAAPDMTPTTDTGASSTDNITSDTTPDFTGSCTPGDTVKLYSDGTQVGSQTCPPSGTYVITATTLTAGGHVITATFTDPAGNTSSPSPALNITILTTAPAALSAPDMTAATDTGASNTDNITSNPTPTFTGTCTSGDTITLYLNGATIAPTQVCSGGTYTITPTAPIASGTHSLTVTATNVAGVTSPQSPALPFTIDTTMPSTPATPDMTAATDSGVSNTDNITKDTTPDFTGACTPGMTVKLYIDGPFAISQPCTTGTYTVTIPAQTNGVHTITVSQVSAAGIESPQSPALSFTIDTVAPPAPAITTPADGSSISDTTPTISGTGEIGATVTVTDEKGNIVCTAVVGIGGNWSCTATTALAEGPHSFTAAQSDVAGNVSPQSAPTSVIIDTAAPAVTIGRAAGQAAITNVNSADFTVTFTEPINPATLTASDFVIAGSTGTVANVIQNSPTTWTVTISGMTDGDTAVMTLPAGAVQDVSGNGNTASTGTTNQVTYDTTAPAAPAITGPAAGATTKDNTPTITGTGEPGAKVTVKVDDASITCSEGNPITVGSDGKWTCTPTTPLADGLRTITATQTDAAGNTSPPSNAVTVTIATTPPPAPVITGPADNSELTDTTPTVTGTGEAGATVTVRDEHGNVLCKTTVDSAGNWSCDSAPLPEGKHKLIATQTDTVGNVSVDSPALHVAVAVDTDTAPAAVEDGAPNGGDGNDDGILDSEQGNVTSIPNPITGGYTTLEIIGNSCPLTRHFTTVAQSSLPKSDDGRTYPIGLFDYSFDCYTAGEQATVKIFLNKLYDTSVWEWRKYNSVTQQFSTMQPIVGYAAPTIGTTAVTTVTYTVVEGGELDEDAAANGTFTDPNGPTLSNPLAPTGQAIGVIILGALLLIGSGVGFIGSKTLQNRRNYRINGGK from the coding sequence GTGTTTGTAGCTCTACAGAGCTCGCAGCTTGCCAGGGCGATCGGCGGTGCGCCAGGCGGGGTGACCGGCGCGACATTGTGGCTGCGGGCTGACGCAGGCACAAACTGTACAACAAATGGCTGCGCTGTTACTTCGTGGCAAGACCAGAGTGGCAGTGGCAAAAATGCCAGCGCAACCGGAAGCCCAACCTTAAAGACAAATGGTATCAATTTTAACCCGACCGTTGTAACAGGCTCGGGCGCCTTTTTTAGTGGTACATCGCTAGATGGCACTGGTACGTTTAGTAACGCTAATTTCTATTTTGTTTCGAATAAAACAGCCATTGGTAATGGTTCACCAGATTTTCACCAACAAGGTACCGATGCGAGCACCTATCGATTGGGTATTTATCAGCCATTTGGCGACAGTATTGTGTATTGGGATGCTGGCTCGACTAGCGCCACTCAACGCCTGAGTGTCCCAGCGGGGACGATAACGCTCAATAAATTTGAACTAAAAACCTATAATGCTAGCACAACTACCGGGCAGACGATTCCCGGTATAAATCAGGCTATTTTGAAAGATGGCAAAGTTGTAACGAGCGATGTCAATTATTCGAGCTTCACCGGCCAAAATTTTCCGTATCATGTAGGCGGTACAAGTGTCGCAGATACGTCCACCGAAGAATTTTCGGACGTCATCGCCTATCTTAAGCCGCTAACCGCCAATGAGCAGCAGCGCATCCATAGTTATCTAGCCATTCGAAACGGTATAACGCTTGATCAAACAATCGCCACAGATTACCTGGATTCAGCGAGCGGAGTTATTTGGGATGCGACTGCGAATACGAGTTACAAAACAGATATTGCCGGTATTGGCCGCGATGATGCCTCGGAGCTGAACCAAAAACAATCGGCCAGCAGTAACACCGGTAACGTTGTCACCATCGGTCATGGTGATATTGCCGCTACCAACGCTGCTAATACGAATAATTTTAGTGCTGATAAAAGTTTCTTAGTCTGGGGACACAACAATGGCCCTACAACTCAGGCAAATAAGATTGGCGGCTCGTCGCTTACTCGCTTGTCGCGCGGATGGAAGGTGCAAGAAACGGGCTCGGTTGGCGCCGTGAAAATTCGCGTGCCAGCTTCATTATTAAAAGGCTCAAACCCAGTGTTGGTTCGCAGCGCCGATGCGACATTTACAAGCGATGATGACTTAATTCCTCTGACCGTCAATGGCACCAACCTTGAAGCAACTATTGACCTAAATAACGGCGATAACTTTACCTTCGCCAGCCTTATAGCGGCGCCGGGCGGTGTGGTGAATGGGTTACGAACCTGGCAAAAGGCTGATGGTGGCACGGTTACGGGCGCTAGCTGGCCAGATTCGAGTGGTAACGGTAACACCGCTTCTCAAGCGACGGCAGGTCTTCAACCAGCAGCCATTACAGGCTCAAATGTCAATGCCATTAACTATAACCCTGGTCTGCGGTTTGACGGTGTCGATGATCGAATGGACTACGCGAACAATCTGGGTGCCAACGGCACGAATCCTTTTACGTTCTTTCATGTGAGTAGTCGATTAAGCAATAACACAGTTGACGCATACTTGTCACAACCAGGTGTCGAGACCAACGATATGGTATGGAGCATTAGCGCCGCGGGCACTCCAGCAGTCGGTGCGACAAATGTAGGCTCGGTCGGTGCAACTGGCTCGTATCCTGGCGCAAATATTCCAAGAATCGCAGCACTTACGCGCGGTAATGGTGGTGCCAATAACTTTAGTTTTTATATGAATGGCGGCTTTTCGAACACCGCATCGCTTGCGGTAACCTTCAACAACGATTTCATTCGTATAGGCGCACGCGACAATACTATTCCGGAAATGCCCCATACGGTAACTTCTGAGGTCATCACCTATACCCGCACTCTTAGTGCAATAGAACTGCAACAAGTAAACTCCTATGCATCTATGAAATACGGGACGTCACTCGACCAAACCACCGCGCAGGATTATTTGGCGAGTGATGGAGTAATTGTGCCGTGGGACGCAAGCGACAGCGGCGCGTACAAGAACGATATTACGGTGATCGGACGCGATGATGGCTCGGCACTCAATCAAAAGCAATCTCAACCGGCTGCCCCTACGGGCATGGTGGCAATAAGTCACGGCACATCTGCAGCAGATAACGCCAGTAATACCAACAGCTTTACAAACGATAAACAGTTTTTGGCGATTAGCGATAACGGAGCCGCGGCTGGCTTGACTGCAACCGATAGTCCAGCCGGCTATAGCCGCCTGCAGCGTGAGTGGAGGGTTGAAGAAAATAACGGTGATGTGGGAAATGTGCAGCTATTGGTAGATAGAGGAAAGCTGCCGAGTGCCGTCGCCGCGCCGGTCTTGCTGGTGGATGCGGACGGTGATTTTACCAGCGGGGCAACGATCGTGCCGCTGACGCAAAGCGGAACTAACTGGCAAGCAACCGTAAATCTGGCTGATGATAGTTATTTTACTTTTGCCTCGCCACCGATCGCCTGTGATACCACGACCAACTTAATTACTAATGGCACGTTCGCGACTGATCTTAGCGGCTGGGACAGGCAGGGGAATATTGGTTACGGTTCTGGTGTAGTTGTATTTAATGGCGGTAATCTTACGCCAAACGGAGTGTTCAGTCAGACAATCCAAACTATTCCTGGCCGTGCATATAAGCTGAGTTATAGCGTTACTCGTGGCGGCGGTGGCGCGGGTACGATGCGGCTACTGGCGGCGGCGAAAGACGGGCTGACTTCCGCTACGCTGACCTCCAAAACAACGACTGCTTCTGCAACCGCTGGCACGGTTGTGAGCGATTCAATAACCTTCACCGCCTCAAGTGAATCAACGGTGATTTCATACACCGATACCTCAACTGCTACAGATAGCGTCGATATTTACCTCGATAACGTTACTGCCACAACGACGGTCTGCCAAGCACCAGGCGGCGTTTTTGGCGAGGCATTGTGGCTGAAGGCAGACGACGGCCTGCAGGTTAACGCCAGTAATCAGGTGCAGCAGTGGAATGATAAAAGTGGCAACGAATTTGTAACTGGCCAAGCGCGCGCCTCAACCACGGATACAGGGGCTATCGCGGTATCAAACGACATTCTAAGAGTGCCTGGTTCGGTCAACTTTAACCCGAGCGTTGATTTTAGCGGCGCGGCAGGCAAAACGCTTAAAGGGAACGCCAGCGCCAACTGGAATACATCGCCCGACTTAAATATCTTTTCCGTAGCAACACCCGAAGGAACGCCCGGCGATGTACTTAGTGGTATCTTTACGACCAATGGTGGCTGGGCGACTTCAGCCACTGGCCGCGGCTTACTCTATTATAGCAATGCCACCTACAACCTGGATGGTTCTGGCTGTGGCACGGCGGCGACTGTTTCATCGACTGCCGGTTTTCACATTGCCCGGGGTACCTATGTCGCGAACAACAACCTAGGGGGTAGTACTTGGCTTGATGGCCGGCAGGAAAAAGTCGGGACTTCTTGTGGTGTTGGTGCCGACGGAAACTTGTTTGAAATAGGTGGACGGACTTCGCAGAGCCTGACCAACAGGGTATTTAATGGGAAGATTCCTGAAGTAATCGTTTATCGGAAGGCGCTGACCGCGACACAGGCGCAGCAAGTCGATTCATACCTGGGCATAAAATACGGTATTACGCTCAATCAAACATCACCGCTTAATTATCTGGCAAGCGACGGCACTACCAAGGTGTGGGACGCCACTGCTAATGCTACCTACAAGCACCGCATCACTGGTATTGGCCGCGATGACGTATCGGTTCTCAATCAAAAGCAGTCCAAGTCTATTCATACCGGAGGGCTCGTGACAATTGGTAATGGTAACACTATTGCCACTGACAATGCTGCTAATACTAATAACTTTAGCGCTGATAAATCATTCCTGATGTTTGGCGATGATAACGGTGCGCTCACCTGGACAGCAACTGGTGCGCCGACCGATCGCTTCAGGATGGGCCGAATATTTAAGGCGGCGACGACGGGAACTGTTGGTTCCGTCAAAGTACAAGCACCAGATAATAGCTCATCATTAGCCACTCGGTTATCAGGTGAACGCGGCCTGGTGTACTTGCTTACCGATGCTGATGGCGACTTTAGCTTTGGGGCGACTGAAATACCGATGACTCTGAACGGCACTAACTGGGAAGCCAACACGACACTCGGTAACCAATACTTCACTTTTGCCACCGAAATCCCACCCGCTCCCGATATGACGCCGGCAACTGACAGTGGCGTTTCTAATGCAGATGACATTACCAATGACACCACCCCAACCTTCACGGGCACCTGTATCGATGGAGAGGCGGTGACGCTGATTATTAACGGTACGGCAGTTGCCCCGGTGCAGGTATGCTCGAGTGGCAGCTATATGATCACGCCAACCACCGCCATACCTAACGGGAATCATACGGTCGCGAGCCAGTTCTCGAGTGGTCTCGTCAGTGCCACCTTACCATTTACTATCGATACTACCGCGCCGGTAGCGCCAGACGTACCAGATATGACCGCGGCAACTGACACTGGAATAAGCAGCTCAGACAATATCACTAAAAACCCGCGACCGGACTTTACCGGTAGCTGTACCATAGGCGAAAGCATCACCTTGTTAATAGATGGAGCACCGATTGGCACGCAGCTTTGTTCGGGCGGAACCTACACTATAGCCCCGCTATCCAACTTAGCAGAAGGTAATCACGTAGTAACAGTCACGAGTACTGATATTGCCGGTAATGTGTCGGCTCAAAGCTCAGGACTCACTATTGTAATTGACACCATTGCGCCGCCAGCCCCAGTTATTGCCAGCCCAACTTCGGGGTCAGTTACTAACGACACCACCCCAACAGTTACGGGTACGGGTGAAGATGGTGCAGCGGTGACCGTAACGGATGAAAATAATGTCGCACTTTGCTCGGCGGTCGTCAGTGGTGGTAGTTGGAGCTGTACGCCTACCGTTCCACAAACTGAAGGCAACCACACCTATAAAGCAACACAAACCGATGTGGCGGGCAACACCTCACCGCAATCTTCATTAGTCAATGTCACGATCGATACCACTCCACCAGCAGCACCAGCAGCTCCAGATATGACGCCTGCGACCGATACCGGTTCGAGCAACACCGATAACATCACGCGCGATACAACGCCTGATTTCACTGGCGTCTGTACCAATGGCGAGACGGTGACGCTCTCTATTGATGGAGTGGCGATCACGCCGACGGCACTGTGCGCGGGTGGCGTGTACCTGATCACACCGGCATCGCCGATCGCTCATGGCGATCACACAATCACCGCTACCGTGACCGACCAAGCGGGTAACGTCTCGCCGCAGAGCCCATCGCTGCCGTTCACCATCGATACAGCCCTACCCGCTATACCTGCGGCGCCAGACATGACGTCGGCAACTGACACTGGGTCGAGTAACGCAGATAACATTACCAAAAATAACCTACCTGACTTCACTGGTAGCTGTACGAATGGCGATACGGTGACACTGCTGATTGACGGCGGTGCGGTTGGCAGCCAAGTATGTAGTGGCGGCACGTATACAATTTCAGCAGGCACATCACTCAGCGATGGTGCACACGAGGTTACGGTGCAGCTAACCGATGTTGCCGGCAACACCTCTGCCCAAAGCTCTGGTTTGAATATTACAATTGACACGGTTGCGCCACCAGCGCCAGCTATTACCAGCCCTGCAAACAACACCAACACCAACGACAGCACGCCAGCAGTCAGCGGTACTGGTGAAAACGGTGCCACGGTAACTGTAACAGATGAAAACGGAGCAACTCTATGTACGGCAGTTGTTTCAGGTGGTGTGTGGAGCTGCACGCCGAGTAGTGCCATTCCTGACGGTCCACATACCCTCAGAGCTACCCAGACAGATGTCGCTGGCAACACATCGTCACCGTCAAACCAGGTAGATATCAAAATTGACACGGCCATCCCGGCAGCACCAGTTGTGACGACGCCAGCAAATGGGAGTACGACAAACGATGCGACCCCAACTTTTACCGGAACCGCTGAACCAAATACAACCGTACACTTAATAATTGATGGCGGCGCTCCTATTAGTCTGACCTCTGATGCGAGCGGTAACTGGACATACACACCAAGCGGTGATATGACCAGCGGGGATCACACGGTGTACGCCACTCAAACCGATGCAGCTGGCAACACCTCGCCAGCAAGCAATACAAATACTTTTACGATTGATACTACTGCCCCTGGGGTAACAGTCAATCAAAAAGTTGACCAGCCTGACCCAACAGCATCAAATAGTATTAAATTTACGATTGTCTTTGATAAGCCGATCGATCCGAGCACCTTTAGCCCGAGCGATTTAACCATTGGCACCGCGCCCTCGAGTACGAGCACGTACATAGCCGCCTTTACACAACTAAATGCCACAACTTGGGAAGTTGAAGTGAAGGGCATGGCTAATGGCACCACAGTGACAGCCAGTCTCGATGCAGGCAAAGTGAAAGACAGCGCTGGTAACGACAACACTGCCAGCACGAGCACCGACAACAGCGTGCTTTACGAAGTACCACCGCCAAATATCGTGCCCCAAATTACCAACGACAACACCCCAACCCTCACCGGTCAATGTGCTCCTGGCCACGATTTAACCATTGGTCTTAGTGGCCCGGAAAACCATAGTTACACAGGGGTGGTGTGCGATAGCAGTGGCACGTGGAGCCTGGTCGTTCCAGATACGCTTCCGGACGGCAGCTATAACATTACCGTCAACGATACCACTGGCAGCATTATTAACCCAGTTGACAACCAAACTGACGCCCTGACCATAGATACGGCCGCTCCGTCTGTCACGGTCAATCAAAAGACTGGTCAGCCAGATCCGACCAATATCGATAGCGCTGCCTTCACGGTTGTCTTCTCAGAACCAATGCAGGCCGCGACTGTAACGGCCGATGACTTCACGATAGCTGGCACCACGGGTACCGTCACCAGCTTTACGCAGATAAATACGACAACATGGGAAGTAACAGTTACTGGTATGACCAGTGGCGATACCGTCACGGTTAGTTTGCTCGCTAATAAAGCAACCGACACCGCCGGTAATGGCAACACTACGAGTACCAGCACCGATAATAGTGTGACTTATGACAATACACCACCAAATCCACCCGTTATAACCGGTCCGGCCGACTGGACAGTGACAAACGACAATACACCAACAGTTAATGGTACAGGTGAGAATGGCGCGACGGTAACAGTGACGGATGAGCTCAATAATGTCGTCTGTACGGCGGTCATGAGCGGCGGCAACTGGACATGTACGCCCACCACGCCGCTCGCAGATGGCCCGCATACCTTTAAGGCCACTCAAGAAGATGCGACCGGGAATGTTTCGGTTGAATCTAATTGGGTGAATATCACAATTGATACCGTGGCGCCATCAATAACTGCTGCGCCTGATATGACGCCAACAACCGATACGGGTGCAAGTAGCACAGATAACATTACAAGTGATACTACCCCAGACTTTACCGGTAGCTGTACGCCCGGCGATACGGTCAAGCTGTACAGCGACGGCACACAAGTTGGCAGCCAAACTTGTCCGCCAAGTGGGACCTATGTCATTACTGCCACCACGCTAACAGCAGGAGGGCACGTCATAACCGCCACATTTACCGACCCAGCAGGGAATACATCAAGCCCCAGCCCGGCGCTAAATATTACTATTCTGACAACCGCACCGGCCGCGCTTTCTGCGCCCGATATGACCGCTGCCACCGATACCGGCGCGAGTAACACCGATAATATTACGAGTAATCCGACACCAACCTTCACCGGCACTTGTACAAGCGGCGATACCATTACGCTATACCTCAACGGTGCGACCATTGCTCCGACGCAAGTCTGTAGCGGCGGGACATACACCATTACGCCAACCGCACCAATAGCTAGCGGCACTCATAGTCTCACCGTTACCGCAACTAATGTCGCTGGTGTTACGTCGCCACAAAGCCCGGCTTTGCCATTCACCATTGACACAACCATGCCATCAACCCCCGCAACCCCCGATATGACCGCCGCTACCGATTCCGGTGTCAGCAACACTGACAATATCACCAAAGACACCACCCCAGACTTTACCGGCGCTTGTACGCCGGGCATGACCGTTAAACTATACATTGACGGGCCGTTTGCTATCAGTCAGCCGTGTACCACCGGCACTTACACAGTAACCATACCTGCACAAACTAACGGCGTGCATACCATTACTGTCAGTCAAGTTAGTGCTGCTGGCATTGAAAGCCCACAAAGCCCGGCGCTGAGCTTTACGATTGATACGGTGGCACCGCCAGCCCCTGCCATCACTACGCCGGCTGACGGCAGTAGCATAAGCGACACCACCCCAACGATTAGTGGTACCGGTGAAATAGGCGCCACCGTAACCGTGACAGATGAAAAAGGGAACATAGTATGTACGGCGGTAGTAGGCATCGGCGGCAACTGGAGCTGCACGGCTACCACGGCCCTTGCTGAAGGTCCGCACAGCTTTACAGCCGCTCAGTCTGATGTTGCAGGTAATGTATCGCCACAATCGGCGCCAACCAGTGTTATTATCGACACTGCCGCACCAGCCGTTACTATCGGCCGAGCAGCCGGGCAGGCGGCAATTACGAATGTTAACTCCGCTGACTTCACCGTGACATTCACAGAACCAATTAATCCGGCAACGCTAACGGCGAGTGATTTTGTTATCGCAGGAAGCACGGGCACTGTAGCTAACGTGATACAAAATAGCCCAACTACCTGGACGGTGACTATTTCGGGCATGACCGATGGCGATACCGCAGTTATGACATTGCCAGCGGGCGCTGTACAAGACGTGAGCGGTAACGGCAACACCGCAAGCACCGGGACAACAAATCAAGTCACCTACGATACGACCGCTCCGGCTGCCCCAGCTATCACTGGCCCTGCGGCCGGCGCCACTACCAAAGATAACACGCCGACCATTACGGGTACGGGCGAGCCGGGTGCAAAAGTAACAGTCAAAGTCGATGACGCATCAATTACTTGTAGCGAAGGCAACCCCATCACGGTGGGGAGCGACGGTAAGTGGACCTGCACACCAACAACACCACTTGCAGACGGGCTTCGAACAATTACCGCAACTCAAACTGATGCCGCGGGTAACACATCGCCGCCATCAAATGCCGTAACTGTCACAATTGCTACCACGCCGCCACCGGCCCCAGTTATTACCGGACCGGCAGATAATTCAGAACTGACTGATACCACCCCAACAGTAACCGGCACCGGAGAAGCTGGTGCCACCGTGACTGTGCGGGATGAACATGGTAACGTGTTATGCAAAACTACCGTTGATAGTGCTGGTAATTGGTCTTGCGATAGTGCGCCACTGCCAGAAGGCAAGCACAAGCTAATTGCCACCCAAACGGATACTGTTGGCAATGTTTCGGTGGATAGTCCGGCGCTGCATGTCGCCGTCGCTGTTGATACCGACACCGCTCCAGCTGCCGTCGAAGACGGCGCACCAAACGGTGGGGACGGTAATGATGACGGCATTCTCGATAGCGAGCAAGGAAATGTCACCTCGATTCCTAACCCAATCACCGGTGGCTATACCACGCTGGAAATCATTGGGAACAGCTGCCCATTAACCAGGCACTTTACCACCGTGGCTCAATCGAGCCTACCAAAATCCGACGATGGACGCACCTACCCAATCGGCCTATTCGATTACTCGTTCGACTGTTACACAGCTGGCGAGCAGGCAACCGTAAAAATCTTCCTCAACAAATTGTACGACACGAGTGTGTGGGAATGGCGCAAGTACAATTCGGTCACGCAGCAGTTTAGTACCATGCAGCCAATTGTCGGCTACGCTGCGCCCACCATCGGCACAACTGCCGTAACCACGGTGACCTATACAGTGGTCGAAGGTGGCGAGCTCGACGAAGACGCAGCGGCAAATGGCACATTCACCGATCCTAACGGCCCGACCTTAAGTAATCCACTTGCGCCAACAGGTCAAGCAATTGGTGTAATCATACTCGGCGCACTGCTACTCATAGGTAGCGGAGTAGGATTTATAGGCAGTAAAACTTTACAGAACAGACGTAATTACAGAATAAATGGAGGTAAGTAG